The Acetivibrio saccincola genome window below encodes:
- the hfq gene encoding RNA chaperone Hfq: MSKSTINLQDVFLNQVRKEHIPVTVYLTNGFQLKGLVKGFDNFTVVLDSDGRQQLIYKHAISTISPMKLVSLIFNDSRGSAE, encoded by the coding sequence GTGTCTAAGAGTACTATTAATTTACAAGATGTCTTTTTAAATCAGGTAAGGAAGGAACATATTCCTGTTACTGTCTATCTTACCAATGGCTTTCAATTAAAAGGGCTGGTAAAAGGGTTTGATAATTTTACCGTTGTTTTAGACAGCGACGGTAGACAGCAGCTAATTTACAAACATGCTATTTCCACAATTAGCCCAATGAAATTGGTTAGTCTTATTTTTAATGACTCCAGGGGTTCTGCCGAATAA